A genomic segment from Nicotiana sylvestris chromosome 1, ASM39365v2, whole genome shotgun sequence encodes:
- the LOC104222475 gene encoding zinc finger protein ZAT10-like has translation MTLEALKSPTAATPTLPPRYEDDDEIHNLDSWAKGKRSKRPRIDAPPTEEEYLALCLIMLARSGTGTGTGLTDATTSQQPADKKIAELPPVHKKEVATEQAEQSYKCSVCDKAFSSYQALGGHKASHRKTTTTATAASDDNNPSTSTSTGAVNISALNPTGRSHVCSICHKAFPTGQALGGHKRRHYEGKLGGNSRDLGGGGGGHSGSVLTTSDGGASTHTLRDFDLNMPASPELQLGLSIDCGRKSQLLPMDQEVESPMPAKKPRLLFSLG, from the coding sequence ATGACTCTTGAAGCTTTGAAGTCACCTACGGCGGCAACGCCGACTCTACCACCACGctatgaagatgatgatgaaattCATAATTTGGATTCTTGGGCTAAAGGAAAACGATCAAAACGGCCCCGTATTGATGCCCCACCGACTGAAGAAGAGTATTTAGCCCTCTGTCTCATCATGCTCGCTCGCAGCGGAACCGGAACCGGAACCGGTTTAACTGATGCTACTACTTCCCAACAACCTGCCGATAAAAAAATCGCCGAGTTGCCGCCGGTTCATAAGAAAGAGGTGGCAACAGAGCAAGCAGAGCAATCTTACAAGTGTAGCGTGTGTGACAAGGCTTTTTCTTCTTATCAAGCACTCGGTGGGCATAAAGCAAGTCACCGTAaaactactactactgctaccgCCGCCTCTGATGATAACAATCCTTCAACTTCAACTTCCACTGGCGCCGTTAATATCTCTGCTCTTAATCCAACTGGTCGTTCACACGTCTGTTCTATTTGCCACAAGGCTTTTCCTACTGGCCAAGCTTTGGGTGGGCACAAGCGCCGCCACTATGAAGGCAAACTCGGTGGTAACAGCCGCGACTTAGGCGGCGGCGGCGGCGGTCATAGTGGAAGCGTCTTGACTACTTCAGACGGCGGCGCGTCGACTCACACGCTACGTGACTTTGACCTGAACATGCCTGCTTCGCCGGAATTGCAACTGGGTCTGAGTATTGATTGTGGACGGAAAAGTCAACTGTTGCCGATGGACCAAGAGGTGGAAAGTCCTATGCCTGCAAAGAAACCGCGTTTATTGTTTTCGTTGGGTTGA